In a genomic window of uncultured Flavobacterium sp.:
- a CDS encoding catalase, with translation MESNKKLTTATGTPVPDNQNIQTAGPRGPVLLQDFWFLEKMAHFDREVIPERRMHAKGSGAYGTFTVTHDITKYTRADIFSEIGKKTEMFARFSTVAGERGAADAERDIRGFALKFYTNEGNWDLVGNNTPVFFFRDPMKFPDLNHAVKRDPKTNLRSADNNWDFWTLLPEALHQITIVMSDRGIPRSYRQMHGFGSHTFSFISHQNERHYVKFHFVTQQGIDNLSDEEAAKLVGGDRESHQRDLFDAIEEGNFPKWKMFIQVMTEEQAENYRFHPFDLTKVWLKGDYPLIPVGEFELNKNPENYFAEVEQAAFNPAHVPPGISFSPDKMLQARLFSYGDAHRYRLGVNNYQIPVNSSRCPYNTFHRDGAMRVDGNNGSKKHYEPNSFGELQEQPEFKEPPLKLHGDAWAHNFRDDDNDYFTQPGLLFRLLTDEKKQLLFKNTAGQVGGAQKFIQIRHIRNCYKADPAYGEGVANALGLTMDEVNNFSDPRLLIEVR, from the coding sequence ATGGAATCAAACAAAAAATTAACAACTGCAACAGGAACTCCCGTTCCAGACAATCAAAACATTCAAACAGCTGGCCCTCGCGGACCTGTTTTATTACAAGATTTTTGGTTTTTAGAAAAAATGGCGCATTTTGATCGTGAGGTTATTCCGGAACGACGAATGCACGCAAAGGGATCTGGAGCTTACGGAACTTTTACAGTAACTCACGATATTACAAAATATACAAGAGCCGATATATTTTCTGAGATTGGCAAAAAAACGGAAATGTTTGCACGTTTTTCAACTGTTGCGGGTGAAAGAGGTGCTGCTGATGCTGAGAGAGATATACGTGGTTTTGCTTTGAAATTTTATACTAATGAAGGAAATTGGGATTTGGTAGGAAATAATACGCCTGTTTTCTTCTTTCGTGATCCAATGAAATTCCCTGATTTAAATCATGCTGTAAAACGTGATCCAAAAACCAATTTGAGAAGTGCTGATAACAATTGGGATTTTTGGACTTTATTACCAGAAGCTTTACACCAAATTACAATCGTAATGAGTGATCGCGGAATCCCAAGATCATACAGACAAATGCACGGATTTGGTAGCCATACTTTTAGTTTCATAAGTCATCAAAACGAAAGACATTATGTGAAATTTCATTTTGTAACGCAACAAGGAATTGATAATCTCTCTGATGAAGAAGCAGCTAAATTAGTAGGAGGAGACAGAGAAAGTCACCAACGTGATTTATTTGATGCTATTGAAGAAGGAAACTTCCCAAAATGGAAAATGTTTATTCAGGTTATGACAGAAGAACAAGCAGAGAATTATCGTTTCCATCCTTTTGATTTAACTAAAGTTTGGTTAAAAGGAGATTATCCATTGATTCCTGTTGGAGAATTTGAATTAAATAAAAATCCTGAAAATTATTTTGCCGAAGTAGAACAAGCAGCTTTTAATCCGGCGCATGTACCTCCAGGAATCAGTTTTTCACCGGATAAAATGCTTCAGGCACGTTTGTTCTCTTACGGAGATGCACACAGATATCGTTTGGGAGTGAACAATTACCAAATTCCGGTAAACTCTTCAAGATGTCCTTACAATACTTTTCATAGAGACGGAGCAATGCGTGTAGATGGAAATAACGGTTCAAAGAAACATTATGAACCAAACAGTTTTGGAGAATTACAGGAACAACCTGAATTTAAAGAACCACCATTGAAACTTCATGGAGATGCGTGGGCTCATAATTTCAGAGATGATGATAATGATTATTTTACACAGCCAGGTTTACTTTTCCGTTTATTAACAGATGAGAAAAAACAATTGTTATTCAAAAATACTGCAGGACAAGTAGGAGGAGCACAAAAGTTCATTCAGATTCGTCATATCCGCAACTGTTACAAAGCTGATCCTGCATATGGAGAAGGTGTAGCAAATGCGCTAGGTCTGACAATGGATGAAGTAAATAACTTTTCTGATCCAAGATTATTAATCGAAGTTCGATAA
- a CDS encoding helical backbone metal receptor — MKQLKDQLGTLHSFENAPKRIISLVPSQTELLYDLGLEEKIIGITKFCVHPYHFKSTKKVVGGTKKIHFEKIKLLQPDIIICNKEENTAEIVEQLSSICPVWVTNIITIEDNFQMISDFGQLFNCRTESQKWNDKLNFALSDFKKYVQDISVKKAAYFIWKNPFMVAGDDTYINELLKLNHFQNIYADKGRYPEVELKKMRLEGDPDLVFLSSEPYPFKEEDAFEIGRFTHHAKTIFVDGEMFSWHGSRLLKAFPYFKILHERLKN; from the coding sequence ATGAAACAATTAAAAGATCAGCTTGGTACTTTACATTCTTTTGAGAACGCTCCAAAGCGTATTATCTCTCTTGTACCTTCGCAAACGGAATTGTTGTATGACTTAGGTTTAGAAGAAAAAATCATCGGAATCACGAAGTTTTGCGTACATCCGTATCATTTCAAATCAACGAAGAAAGTTGTTGGCGGAACGAAGAAAATTCATTTCGAAAAAATAAAATTACTACAGCCTGATATTATCATTTGTAATAAAGAAGAAAACACAGCGGAAATTGTGGAGCAATTAAGTTCTATTTGTCCGGTTTGGGTAACGAATATTATTACGATTGAAGATAATTTTCAGATGATATCAGATTTCGGACAACTCTTTAATTGCCGAACTGAATCTCAAAAGTGGAATGACAAATTGAATTTCGCTTTAAGCGATTTCAAAAAATATGTTCAGGATATTTCAGTTAAAAAAGCCGCTTATTTTATTTGGAAAAATCCTTTTATGGTTGCGGGCGATGATACTTATATTAATGAATTACTGAAATTGAATCATTTTCAGAATATTTATGCTGATAAAGGAAGATATCCGGAAGTTGAACTCAAAAAAATGCGATTAGAAGGCGATCCGGATTTGGTTTTTCTTTCCTCAGAACCTTATCCTTTTAAGGAAGAAGACGCTTTTGAAATTGGACGTTTTACACATCACGCCAAAACTATCTTTGTAGACGGCGAAATGTTCTCTTGGCACGGAAGCCGATTACTAAAGGCTTTTCCATACTTTAAAATACTACACGAAAGATTGAAGAATTAA
- a CDS encoding helix-turn-helix transcriptional regulator codes for MKKEDHTPYTISSLSELHRLLQIAKPDHPLVSFVNLKDIHCHFDDNLKSVVYNFYTISIKKGFKGKMRYGQNYYDFDEGVMTFMGPGQIISTEVPMDTTVSGSMLAIHPDFIQSYPLAKKIKEYGYFSYAVNEALHLSEKEQTMITGIMQNIEQEYLSSIDAFSQDVMISHIELLLNYCNRFYNRQFITRKNANNTLLAKLETLLAEYFESDKVQKLGLPTVAYISEQLNVTPNYLSDMLRSLTGQSTQHHIHNKIIEKAKELLTTTSLSVSETAYKLGFEYPQSFNKLFKSKTNVSPLEFRSSFN; via the coding sequence ATGAAGAAAGAAGATCATACTCCATATACTATAAGTTCTCTTTCAGAATTACATCGTTTATTACAAATTGCAAAACCAGATCATCCTTTGGTAAGTTTTGTCAATTTGAAGGATATACATTGTCATTTTGATGATAATCTAAAGAGTGTTGTTTATAATTTCTATACTATTTCGATAAAAAAAGGGTTTAAGGGAAAAATGCGATACGGTCAAAACTATTATGATTTTGATGAAGGTGTCATGACATTTATGGGTCCAGGCCAAATTATTTCGACAGAAGTTCCAATGGATACTACTGTATCTGGCTCAATGTTAGCAATTCATCCCGATTTCATTCAGAGTTATCCTTTGGCAAAAAAAATTAAAGAGTACGGTTATTTCTCTTACGCTGTTAACGAAGCATTGCATCTTTCTGAAAAAGAACAAACTATGATTACAGGAATTATGCAGAATATCGAACAAGAATATCTTTCTTCTATAGATGCATTCAGTCAGGACGTAATGATTTCGCATATTGAACTGCTTCTTAATTATTGTAATCGCTTTTACAACCGACAATTTATTACCCGAAAAAATGCAAATAATACGCTTTTAGCAAAATTGGAAACTCTTTTGGCTGAATATTTTGAAAGTGATAAAGTTCAGAAATTAGGATTACCAACTGTCGCTTATATTTCAGAACAATTAAATGTTACGCCAAATTATCTTAGCGATATGTTACGATCACTTACGGGGCAAAGCACGCAGCATCATATTCATAATAAAATTATTGAAAAAGCCAAAGAACTTCTTACCACGACTTCACTAAGTGTCAGTGAAACGGCTTACAAATTAGGTTTCGAATATCCGCAATCTTTTAATAAACTATTCAAAAGCAAAACCAATGTCTCGCCTTTAGAATTCAGGAGTTCTTTTAATTAA
- a CDS encoding aldo/keto reductase, which translates to MSAIKKMNLGTQGLIVPNIGLGCMGMSQIAGNDIYGKADETESIKTIHRSLELGGNFLDTADLYGPLANERLISKAIKGNRNAYKIATKFGFEINDNEELTWQFNGKKEYVKKAVERSLKNLGTDYIDLYYLHRVDPNTPIEETVQAMSDLVKEGKVGYIGLSEVSSETIKKAHNIHPLTAVQSEYSLFERSIEEDGIIKTLEELQIGIVAYSPLGRGFISGEIQHPQDLAENDFRRSIPRFQGEQFYKNIELLNEIKVIADERQITASQLALAWIASKGFLAIPGTKRVKYVEQNIEAAQLTLTAKELDRLESIIPVGTITGNRYDESGMKSVNL; encoded by the coding sequence ATGAGTGCAATAAAAAAAATGAATTTGGGAACTCAGGGATTAATTGTTCCTAACATCGGTTTAGGCTGTATGGGAATGAGCCAAATTGCAGGAAACGATATTTATGGCAAAGCAGATGAAACCGAGTCTATAAAAACAATCCACCGCTCACTTGAATTAGGAGGTAATTTTTTAGACACAGCAGATTTATATGGTCCGTTGGCAAATGAAAGATTAATTTCTAAAGCTATAAAAGGAAACCGTAATGCTTACAAAATTGCTACAAAATTTGGCTTTGAGATTAATGACAATGAAGAACTTACGTGGCAATTTAATGGTAAAAAAGAATATGTAAAAAAGGCTGTAGAACGTTCTCTTAAAAATCTTGGAACTGATTATATCGATTTATACTATTTACACCGCGTTGATCCTAATACTCCAATAGAAGAAACCGTTCAGGCAATGTCTGATTTGGTAAAAGAAGGAAAAGTTGGTTACATTGGTCTTTCTGAAGTTTCTTCTGAAACAATAAAAAAAGCACATAACATTCATCCGTTAACAGCTGTTCAAAGTGAATATTCTCTGTTTGAAAGAAGCATTGAAGAAGATGGAATTATAAAAACTTTAGAAGAACTGCAAATTGGTATAGTTGCTTATTCTCCTTTGGGAAGAGGTTTCATTTCAGGAGAAATACAGCACCCGCAAGACTTAGCCGAAAATGATTTTAGAAGATCAATTCCTCGTTTTCAAGGAGAACAATTTTATAAAAACATTGAACTCTTAAACGAAATAAAAGTTATTGCTGACGAAAGACAAATTACTGCATCACAATTGGCTTTGGCGTGGATTGCTTCTAAAGGATTTTTAGCTATTCCAGGTACAAAACGAGTAAAATATGTTGAACAAAATATTGAAGCTGCACAACTTACTTTGACCGCTAAAGAATTGGACAGATTGGAAAGTATTATTCCAGTAGGAACAATTACCGGAAATCGTTATGATGAATCTGGAATGAAATCTGTTAATCTATAA
- the pyrF gene encoding orotidine-5'-phosphate decarboxylase: MTTQQLHEQILLKKSFLCVGLDPDLTKIPPHLLETEDPIFEFNKAIIDATHDLAVGYKPNTAFFEAYGIKGWISLQKTINYINENFPEMFTIADAKRGDIGNTSSMYAKAFFEDLNFDSVTVAPYMGKDSVEPFLAFENKHTIMLALTSNEGAFDFQTLNTNGKELYKQVLETSKTWKNSHNLMYVVGATKAEYFADIRKIVPDSFLLVPGIGAQGGSLSEVCKYGMNDKVGLLVNSARAIIYASNGTDFVEKAREEALKVQQEMEEILSLKFQV, encoded by the coding sequence ATGACAACACAACAACTACACGAACAAATCCTTTTAAAGAAATCATTTTTATGCGTTGGATTGGATCCCGATCTAACTAAAATTCCACCTCATTTATTAGAAACTGAAGATCCTATTTTCGAATTTAATAAAGCTATAATCGATGCAACACACGATTTGGCAGTTGGATATAAACCAAATACCGCTTTTTTTGAAGCATATGGAATAAAAGGATGGATTTCGCTTCAAAAGACAATCAATTACATCAATGAGAACTTTCCTGAAATGTTTACAATTGCAGATGCAAAACGTGGCGATATTGGGAATACTTCAAGCATGTATGCAAAAGCCTTTTTTGAAGATCTAAACTTTGATAGTGTTACCGTTGCACCTTATATGGGGAAAGATTCGGTTGAGCCTTTTTTGGCTTTCGAAAACAAACATACAATCATGTTGGCATTGACTTCTAATGAAGGTGCTTTTGATTTTCAGACTTTAAATACAAACGGAAAAGAATTATACAAACAAGTTTTAGAAACTTCTAAAACATGGAAAAATAGCCATAATCTAATGTATGTTGTTGGCGCTACAAAAGCCGAATATTTTGCAGACATTAGAAAAATTGTTCCGGATAGTTTCTTATTAGTTCCCGGAATTGGCGCTCAAGGCGGAAGTTTATCTGAAGTATGCAAATACGGAATGAACGATAAAGTTGGATTATTGGTAAACTCTGCAAGAGCGATTATCTACGCCTCAAATGGAACTGATTTTGTCGAAAAAGCAAGAGAAGAAGCCTTGAAAGTGCAACAAGAAATGGAAGAAATTCTTAGTTTAAAGTTTCAGGTTTAA
- a CDS encoding DUF5723 family protein, with translation MKKLLLSLLLIAINFSAKAQSYIGYFHDNYAGVQSVLFNPASIADSRFKTDINIFSISGSVQNDLYGVKLFDTYKKGYDFEKESVISPKNNNNGLANFDIMGPSFMFNIAPKHTLAVFTRARSVSNVRKLNGYLVDEVKDGLDKASDFNFNAGSPNGASNSWGELGISYAAVLYQNNQHFLKGGLTAKYLQGGANGYIQGKNVNVAFVQNNANPKDGALVSNGEVTIGGSQDWEANEDYDFDINSSGFGFDLGLVYEWRPDYEDYDLSRATKIDNNFRDLNKYKLRFGLSVTDIGSINYKNSKVDTYNVTGVVTQQMIDDASNIYDFLNDHYTKISSSKGVKTNLPTAIHADADWNMYRKFYLNLNGDINMVSKTKLNATSIADRVSLTPRYESRWFSFYVPMTWMEYSGMQVGSGIRLGVFFVGSGSVLSNLVSKESKGADFHLGMKIPVYEKQFKDTDGDGVIDKEDACRKVAGPAKNNGCPWPDSDGDKVFDKDDACPDVKGPVENKGCPWKDTDGDTLLDNVDACPAIAGPVENKGCPWPDTDNDGILDKDDACPTVAGLVENKGCPVLDADKDGVPDNVDDCPLIAGPADNKGCPKVTKATLDKLKVEAKSIFFVTGKATLSDAKKGETSGRLDAIKEILKNYPNAKFAINGHTDNVGNPKANQKLSEERAKVVMDALIAKGVNPENLSSQGFGASKPVASNKTASGKAQNRRTEIVYLGNL, from the coding sequence ATGAAAAAACTATTACTTAGTTTACTACTTATTGCAATTAATTTTTCGGCCAAAGCACAATCTTATATTGGCTATTTTCATGACAATTACGCCGGTGTGCAAAGCGTACTTTTTAATCCGGCTTCGATAGCTGATTCTCGTTTTAAGACAGATATAAATATATTCTCAATTAGTGGTTCTGTACAAAATGATTTGTATGGCGTTAAACTTTTTGATACCTACAAAAAAGGATATGATTTTGAAAAAGAATCTGTTATAAGTCCAAAAAACAACAATAACGGACTTGCTAATTTTGATATCATGGGACCGTCTTTTATGTTTAATATCGCACCAAAACATACTTTGGCAGTTTTTACAAGAGCAAGATCTGTGAGTAATGTAAGAAAGCTAAATGGATATCTTGTAGATGAGGTTAAAGATGGTTTGGATAAAGCTTCAGACTTTAATTTTAATGCAGGAAGTCCAAATGGAGCTTCAAATTCATGGGGAGAATTAGGGATTTCTTACGCAGCTGTTTTATACCAAAATAACCAACACTTTTTAAAAGGTGGTTTGACAGCAAAATATCTACAAGGTGGCGCAAATGGATATATCCAAGGGAAAAATGTCAATGTAGCTTTTGTTCAGAATAATGCAAATCCAAAAGATGGAGCCTTGGTTTCTAATGGAGAAGTTACTATTGGCGGAAGCCAGGATTGGGAAGCAAATGAAGATTATGATTTTGATATCAATTCAAGCGGTTTCGGATTTGATTTAGGACTTGTGTATGAATGGAGACCAGATTATGAAGATTATGATTTAAGCAGAGCAACAAAAATAGACAACAACTTTCGTGATTTAAATAAATATAAATTGCGTTTTGGATTATCTGTAACAGATATCGGTTCAATCAATTATAAAAATTCTAAAGTAGATACTTATAATGTAACGGGAGTTGTAACGCAGCAAATGATTGATGATGCATCTAATATATACGATTTCTTAAACGATCATTATACAAAAATTTCGAGTTCAAAAGGAGTAAAGACAAATTTGCCAACCGCAATTCACGCTGATGCAGATTGGAATATGTACAGAAAATTCTATTTGAATCTTAACGGAGATATTAATATGGTGAGTAAAACGAAGCTAAATGCAACTAGTATTGCTGATCGCGTGAGTTTGACGCCGCGTTACGAAAGCAGATGGTTTAGTTTTTATGTGCCAATGACCTGGATGGAATATAGCGGAATGCAAGTTGGTTCCGGAATTCGATTGGGTGTTTTCTTTGTAGGTTCAGGTTCTGTTCTTAGTAATTTAGTTTCGAAAGAATCAAAAGGAGCAGATTTCCACCTTGGAATGAAAATTCCGGTTTATGAGAAACAATTCAAAGATACCGATGGAGACGGAGTTATTGACAAAGAAGATGCTTGTAGAAAAGTAGCAGGTCCGGCAAAAAACAACGGTTGTCCTTGGCCAGATTCTGATGGAGATAAGGTTTTTGATAAAGACGATGCTTGTCCGGATGTTAAAGGTCCTGTAGAAAATAAAGGTTGCCCTTGGAAAGATACTGATGGAGATACTTTATTAGACAACGTAGATGCTTGTCCTGCAATCGCTGGTCCGGTAGAAAACAAAGGTTGTCCTTGGCCAGATACTGACAATGATGGCATTTTGGATAAAGACGATGCTTGCCCAACGGTTGCCGGTTTAGTCGAAAATAAAGGATGTCCGGTTCTGGATGCAGACAAAGATGGCGTGCCTGATAATGTTGATGATTGTCCATTAATTGCGGGTCCTGCAGATAATAAAGGATGTCCAAAAGTGACAAAAGCAACTTTGGATAAATTAAAAGTAGAAGCTAAATCAATCTTTTTCGTAACTGGAAAAGCAACTTTAAGCGATGCTAAAAAAGGAGAAACTTCAGGAAGATTAGATGCAATTAAAGAAATCCTGAAAAATTATCCAAATGCTAAATTTGCTATCAACGGACATACAGATAATGTAGGAAATCCAAAAGCAAATCAGAAATTATCTGAGGAAAGAGCAAAAGTAGTAATGGATGCTTTGATTGCAAAAGGAGTAAATCCGGAGAATTTAAGTTCACAAGGATTTGGAGCTTCAAAACCAGTTGCATCAAATAAAACTGCTTCTGGAAAAGCACAAAACAGAAGAACTGAAATTGTTTATTTAGGTAATTTATAA